Proteins encoded by one window of Synechococcus sp. MVIR-18-1:
- a CDS encoding DUF3750 domain-containing protein, with protein sequence MVKVELRAAKIPGLPGIFADHYWLLVLRGVESSHNQTCDRWEIWQHPHQNNSCWGHLHKNLLDPYQGVGNGQSRLIQKWLNDDALLMVKKIESSPSNYPFIQKYRYWPGPNSNTFAQWVVSDKMELGARAIGKSFPLPE encoded by the coding sequence ATGGTTAAAGTTGAGCTTCGGGCTGCCAAGATTCCTGGATTGCCTGGCATCTTTGCAGATCATTATTGGCTTCTTGTTCTTCGTGGTGTCGAGAGCAGTCACAACCAAACGTGTGATCGTTGGGAGATATGGCAACATCCTCACCAAAACAATTCTTGCTGGGGGCATCTTCATAAAAACCTCTTGGATCCCTATCAGGGAGTGGGAAATGGACAATCTCGATTAATACAAAAATGGTTAAATGATGATGCTTTATTGATGGTTAAAAAGATTGAATCATCCCCAAGTAATTATCCATTCATTCAAAAATATAGATACTGGCCAGGCCCCAACAGCAACACTTTTGCTCAATGGGTCGTAAGCGATAAAATGGAATTAGGTGCTCGCGCAATTGGCAAAAGCTTTCCTCTTCCAGAATGA
- the ruvA gene encoding Holliday junction branch migration protein RuvA, with translation MIGWLQGERIEHWSQGGRQGLVIACAGVGYEVQLASRYLQPLSAGTTCTVWIHQVQRDDGSSLFGFPDRRERDLFRVLISVNGVGPQVGLALLESCSAADLIEAIIDGDLRRLTQAQGVGKRTAERLAVELRDRLSAWSAERESDRSDLSLVDRSDLKSLPIEPDPLQDLQLTLSTLGYEDLEIRRAMRAVATGAEVPASDDGDGWLRASLRWLNRPSA, from the coding sequence ATGATTGGCTGGCTTCAAGGAGAACGAATCGAACACTGGAGTCAGGGCGGGCGTCAGGGATTGGTCATTGCTTGCGCCGGTGTGGGGTACGAAGTTCAACTTGCGTCGAGGTACTTGCAACCTCTCTCAGCAGGGACAACCTGCACCGTCTGGATTCATCAGGTGCAGAGAGACGATGGCTCGAGTTTATTTGGCTTCCCGGACCGAAGAGAACGGGACCTATTTCGAGTTCTGATCAGCGTGAATGGCGTTGGGCCTCAGGTGGGACTGGCGTTGCTGGAGAGCTGCAGCGCTGCAGACTTGATCGAAGCGATCATCGATGGAGACCTGCGTCGCCTCACCCAAGCGCAAGGTGTGGGCAAACGAACAGCAGAACGCCTTGCGGTAGAGCTTCGCGATCGTCTGAGTGCATGGAGTGCGGAGCGAGAAAGTGATCGTTCCGACCTCTCCCTTGTGGATAGGAGTGATCTCAAATCACTGCCAATTGAACCTGACCCACTGCAGGATTTACAGCTCACCCTCAGCACACTGGGATATGAGGATCTAGAGATCCGTCGCGCGATGCGCGCAGTGGCCACAGGGGCAGAAGTCCCGGCGTCGGATGACGGAGATGGGTGGTTACGCGCCAGTCTGCGTTGGTTGAACCGCCCTTCGGCGTAA
- the rpsO gene encoding 30S ribosomal protein S15, with translation MSLDTTEKQQLINSHQTHATDTGSAEVQVAMLSERISKLSGHLQQNIHDFSSRQGLLKMIGRRKRLLGYVRGKSEQRYSDLISKLGIRG, from the coding sequence ATGTCGCTCGATACAACTGAAAAGCAGCAACTCATCAACAGTCACCAAACTCATGCCACCGACACCGGATCGGCAGAGGTTCAGGTCGCCATGCTCAGCGAGCGCATCTCCAAGCTCAGCGGCCATCTTCAGCAAAACATCCACGACTTTTCATCCCGCCAGGGTCTCCTGAAGATGATTGGACGTCGCAAGCGTCTGCTTGGTTACGTCCGTGGCAAGAGCGAGCAGCGCTATAGCGATCTCATTTCTAAACTTGGAATCCGCGGCTAA
- a CDS encoding PAM68 family protein — protein sequence MADRRNSLPFEPRRSAEGTKSQSKSKRAASESGSSQPIPKSVANRMARRVAIATGIPSIMGMGVFVGSYFLVSRQIMDVPPGITLLGSGGFFLLGLGGLSYGVLSASWEQNAGTLLGLEHIKPNIQRMRESIRAQKQS from the coding sequence ATGGCTGATCGACGCAACTCTCTGCCCTTCGAGCCGCGCCGGTCAGCTGAAGGAACGAAATCACAATCCAAATCCAAACGAGCTGCTTCTGAATCAGGAAGTAGCCAACCCATTCCCAAGTCGGTGGCCAACCGAATGGCACGACGCGTGGCTATCGCCACAGGAATCCCTTCAATTATGGGGATGGGTGTTTTTGTAGGAAGCTATTTCCTGGTCTCACGGCAAATCATGGATGTTCCGCCAGGGATCACCTTGTTGGGCTCTGGCGGCTTCTTTTTGTTGGGTCTCGGAGGGCTGAGTTATGGCGTTCTATCAGCCAGCTGGGAACAAAATGCCGGAACTTTGCTTGGACTTGAGCACATCAAGCCAAATATTCAGCGCATGCGCGAATCCATTCGGGCTCAAAAGCAGAGTTAA
- a CDS encoding DNA polymerase III subunit alpha: protein MAFVPLHNHSDYSLLDGASQLPQMVERAKELGMPALALTDHGVMYGAVELLKLCKGAGIKPIIGNEMYVINGSIDDPQPKKERRYHLVVLAKNATGYRNLVKLTSISHLRGMRGRGIFSRACVDKQLLKQYGEGLIVATACLGGEIPQAIMRDRPDVARDVALWYQETFGDDFYLEIQDHGSPEDRIVNVEIVRIAKELGIRLIATNDAHYLTRNDVEAHDALLCVLTGKLISDVKRLRYTGTEYLKSEEEMSRLFADHLEPDVVSEAISNTVLVAEKVEDYDILGRYQMPRFPIPEPHTPVSYLQEVTEQGLRNRLEIDSETAIDPIYGDRLSHELKIMEQMGFPTYFLVVWDYIRFAREQGIPVGPGRGSAAGSLVAYALGITNIDPVSNGLLFERFLNPERKSMPDIDTDFCIERRGEVIDYVTRRYGEDKVAQIITFNRMTSKAVLKDVARVLDIPYGDADRLAKLIPVVRGKPAKLAAMIGEESPNPEFREKYKKDPVVKRWVDMAMRIEGTNKTYGVHAAGVVIAADPLDELVPLQRNNDGQVITQYFMEDVESMGLLKMDFLGLKNLTMIDKTLELVAATSGERIDPDKLPIEDPETYALLARGDLEGIFQLESTGMRQIVRDLKPSSLEDISSILALYRPGPLDAGLIPKFINRKHGREAIDFAHHSIEPILQETYGIMVYQEQIMKIAQDMAGYSLGEADLLRRAMGKKKVSEMQKHRGIFVQGASDRGVDQKIADELFDQMVLFAEYCFNKSHSTAYGAVTYQTAYLKAHYPVAYMAALLTVNAGASDKVQRYISNCNAMGIEVMPPDINASGIDFTPKGDRILFGLSAVRNLGDGAIRAVIGSRESEGAFQSLADLCDRLPSAVLNRRSMESLIHCGAMDALEPEANRAQLMADLDLLLDWATSRAKDRASGQGNLFDLMAASSDGADDAATDLSLAPKAPAVKDYHPTEKLRLEKDLVGFYLSDHPLKQLTPPAKLLAPIGLGSLEEQADKAKVSAIAMISEMRQVTTRKGDRMAVLTLEDLTGSCEAVVFPKSYARLADHLMAEARLLVWAAVDRRDERVQLIVDDCRAIDDLRLLMVELDPEQASDVAVQHKLRECLQAFRPDQEQLGVRVPVVAAVRQGNTVRYVRLGPQFCVRDASAAALHLQEKAFNVKCSEPLLN from the coding sequence ATGGCATTTGTTCCCCTCCATAACCACAGCGACTACAGCCTTTTGGACGGAGCCTCACAGCTTCCCCAGATGGTGGAACGTGCCAAAGAATTAGGGATGCCGGCACTGGCACTCACGGATCACGGGGTGATGTATGGAGCCGTAGAGCTTCTCAAGCTGTGCAAAGGAGCAGGCATCAAGCCGATTATCGGCAATGAGATGTACGTCATCAACGGTTCGATTGATGACCCACAACCCAAAAAGGAGCGCCGCTATCACCTCGTGGTGTTGGCGAAGAACGCCACTGGCTACCGCAATTTGGTGAAGCTCACCAGCATCAGCCATTTGCGTGGGATGCGAGGACGAGGAATCTTTTCCCGCGCCTGCGTTGATAAACAGTTGCTGAAGCAATATGGCGAAGGTTTAATTGTGGCCACCGCTTGTCTCGGGGGTGAAATTCCCCAGGCGATTATGCGTGATCGCCCTGATGTGGCACGTGATGTGGCGCTTTGGTATCAGGAGACTTTTGGCGATGACTTTTACTTGGAAATTCAGGATCATGGCTCACCTGAAGATCGCATTGTCAATGTAGAAATTGTTCGAATTGCTAAAGAGTTAGGAATTCGTTTGATTGCTACCAATGATGCTCATTACCTCACGCGTAATGATGTAGAAGCGCATGATGCTTTGCTCTGTGTTTTGACCGGCAAGCTGATTAGTGATGTTAAAAGGTTGCGTTATACAGGCACTGAATATCTTAAAAGTGAAGAGGAGATGTCACGACTCTTTGCTGATCATCTCGAACCAGATGTGGTCTCAGAAGCGATTAGCAACACTGTTCTAGTTGCTGAAAAGGTTGAGGATTACGACATCCTTGGCCGGTATCAGATGCCGCGTTTCCCAATTCCAGAGCCACACACTCCGGTGAGTTATTTGCAGGAAGTAACAGAGCAGGGTTTACGCAATCGTTTGGAGATTGATTCCGAAACAGCCATTGATCCCATCTATGGAGATCGGTTGTCCCATGAATTAAAGATCATGGAACAGATGGGATTTCCTACCTATTTCCTTGTGGTGTGGGATTACATCCGCTTTGCGAGGGAGCAGGGAATCCCCGTTGGACCTGGGCGAGGCTCAGCGGCTGGATCGCTGGTGGCCTATGCCCTTGGAATTACCAATATTGATCCTGTTAGTAATGGCCTCTTGTTCGAGCGATTCCTGAATCCAGAACGGAAGTCGATGCCTGATATTGATACCGATTTCTGTATCGAACGTCGGGGTGAAGTGATTGATTACGTCACCCGCCGTTACGGCGAAGACAAGGTGGCTCAGATCATCACATTTAACCGTATGACCTCCAAGGCGGTCTTGAAAGATGTGGCCAGAGTGCTGGATATTCCCTATGGCGATGCTGATCGACTAGCCAAACTGATTCCGGTCGTACGCGGTAAGCCTGCCAAGTTGGCAGCGATGATCGGTGAGGAATCGCCCAATCCAGAATTTCGCGAGAAGTACAAGAAAGATCCAGTCGTCAAGCGCTGGGTCGATATGGCGATGCGCATTGAAGGGACTAACAAAACATACGGAGTTCATGCTGCTGGAGTTGTGATCGCAGCGGATCCTCTCGATGAACTTGTTCCTCTGCAGAGAAATAACGATGGACAGGTTATTACTCAGTACTTTATGGAAGATGTGGAGTCCATGGGACTCCTGAAGATGGACTTCCTAGGCCTTAAAAACCTTACGATGATCGATAAAACTCTGGAGCTCGTTGCTGCCACGAGTGGAGAAAGGATAGATCCAGACAAGCTTCCAATTGAAGACCCTGAAACGTATGCCCTGCTTGCCCGTGGTGACTTGGAAGGAATCTTCCAGCTTGAATCCACTGGAATGCGCCAGATCGTTCGCGATCTAAAGCCCTCATCTTTGGAGGATATTTCTTCGATTTTGGCTCTTTATCGACCTGGTCCTTTAGATGCGGGATTAATTCCTAAATTTATTAACCGAAAGCATGGTCGTGAGGCTATTGATTTTGCGCATCATTCCATTGAGCCGATCCTTCAAGAAACCTATGGGATTATGGTTTATCAAGAGCAAATCATGAAAATTGCTCAAGATATGGCCGGGTATTCATTGGGTGAAGCTGATCTGCTTCGTCGCGCGATGGGAAAGAAAAAAGTGTCAGAAATGCAAAAACATCGGGGGATCTTCGTGCAGGGTGCTTCCGATCGAGGTGTGGATCAAAAAATTGCTGACGAACTCTTTGACCAGATGGTGTTGTTTGCTGAATATTGTTTTAATAAAAGCCACTCCACAGCCTATGGAGCTGTTACTTATCAAACGGCCTATTTAAAAGCGCATTACCCAGTTGCTTATATGGCTGCTTTGCTCACAGTGAATGCTGGAGCCAGCGACAAAGTGCAGCGCTATATCTCCAATTGCAATGCGATGGGCATTGAAGTGATGCCTCCTGATATCAATGCATCAGGTATCGATTTCACGCCTAAGGGTGATCGCATTTTGTTTGGGTTGTCTGCTGTTCGTAATCTTGGCGATGGCGCGATCCGTGCCGTGATTGGGTCTAGGGAATCCGAGGGGGCGTTCCAATCTCTTGCTGATCTGTGTGATCGTCTTCCCTCTGCAGTGCTCAATCGCAGAAGTATGGAGTCGCTGATCCATTGCGGAGCGATGGATGCTCTTGAGCCCGAGGCGAATCGGGCCCAACTGATGGCTGATTTAGATCTTCTTCTTGATTGGGCCACGTCAAGGGCTAAAGATCGCGCCAGTGGACAAGGCAATTTGTTTGATCTGATGGCGGCATCCAGTGACGGCGCGGATGACGCGGCAACCGACCTCAGCTTGGCGCCAAAGGCTCCTGCGGTGAAGGATTACCACCCCACCGAAAAGCTCCGTTTGGAGAAGGATCTTGTTGGTTTCTATCTCTCTGATCATCCGCTAAAACAGCTCACTCCTCCCGCGAAGCTTCTAGCTCCCATTGGGCTCGGGAGTCTTGAAGAACAAGCGGATAAAGCCAAGGTCAGCGCAATCGCGATGATCAGTGAGATGCGTCAGGTCACTACGCGCAAAGGAGATCGAATGGCGGTGTTGACTCTGGAAGACCTCACTGGATCCTGTGAAGCGGTGGTTTTTCCTAAGAGCTATGCACGCTTGGCTGATCATTTGATGGCTGAGGCTCGTTTGCTGGTATGGGCAGCGGTGGATCGCCGCGACGAGCGCGTGCAATTGATCGTGGATGACTGCCGAGCCATCGATGATCTGCGTCTACTGATGGTGGAACTTGATCCCGAACAGGCCAGCGATGTGGCCGTCCAACACAAATTGCGTGAATGTTTGCAGGCTTTCCGTCCAGATCAGGAACAGTTGGGAGTTCGAGTCCCCGTTGTTGCTGCCGTTCGACAGGGCAATACGGTTCGCTATGTGCGACTTGGGCCTCAGTTTTGTGTACGCGATGCTTCAGCTGCCGCTCTTCATCTCCAAGAAAAGGCCTTCAATGTGAAATGCAGCGAACCTCTATTGAATTAA
- the gatA gene encoding Asp-tRNA(Asn)/Glu-tRNA(Gln) amidotransferase subunit GatA, which yields MAIAEWRQQLERGEVSARELTDHHLARIEAVDSSVHAFLEVTADRARADADRLDEARASGEDLPPLAGVPIAIKDNLCTKGIRTTCSSRMLESFVPPYESTVTDRLWRSGAVLIGKTNLDEFAMGGSTETSAFGPTANPWNTEHVPGGSSGGSAAAVAAGECMASLGSDTGGSIRQPASFCGVVGLKPTYGRVSRYGLVAFASSLDQVGPFATSVSDAAELLQAIAGEDPRDSTCLKAPVPDYRERLGRSVSGLRIGVVRECFDQDGLDPQVKASVLAAADLLQSLGAELVDVSCPRFNDGIATYYVIAPSEASANLARYDGVKYGFRADDASSLAAMTARSRAEGFGSEVQRRILIGTYALSAGYVDAYYRKAQQVRTLIRRDFETAFASVDVLLTPTAPSTAFAAGAHADDPLAMYLADLLTIPANLAGLPAINVPCGFDSAGLPIGVQLIGNVLEEPLLLQVAHQYEQSADVMARRPEGSFIPA from the coding sequence ATGGCGATTGCCGAGTGGCGTCAGCAACTTGAACGCGGTGAAGTCTCCGCAAGGGAGCTGACAGATCATCATCTGGCCCGAATTGAGGCAGTTGATTCAAGCGTTCATGCCTTTTTGGAGGTCACAGCCGATCGCGCTCGCGCCGATGCCGATCGTTTAGATGAGGCTCGTGCTTCAGGGGAGGATCTTCCGCCCTTGGCGGGTGTGCCGATCGCCATCAAGGACAACCTCTGCACGAAAGGCATTCGTACAACTTGCTCTAGCCGGATGCTGGAGTCTTTTGTTCCGCCCTACGAATCCACCGTTACGGATCGCCTCTGGCGTTCTGGAGCTGTTTTGATCGGAAAGACCAATTTGGATGAGTTCGCCATGGGCGGCTCAACCGAAACATCAGCTTTTGGACCCACAGCCAATCCCTGGAACACGGAGCACGTGCCTGGAGGGAGTTCTGGAGGCAGTGCAGCAGCCGTTGCGGCGGGTGAATGCATGGCGTCCTTGGGGTCTGATACGGGTGGATCCATCCGACAACCAGCATCCTTTTGTGGCGTGGTGGGTCTAAAGCCCACCTATGGCCGCGTGAGTCGGTATGGGCTTGTGGCCTTTGCAAGTTCGCTTGACCAAGTGGGCCCCTTTGCGACATCTGTGTCGGATGCAGCCGAGCTGCTGCAAGCGATCGCTGGGGAAGATCCTCGAGATTCGACCTGCCTTAAGGCCCCTGTCCCCGATTACCGCGAGCGTCTTGGTCGCTCGGTGAGTGGGCTGCGCATCGGAGTGGTGCGTGAGTGCTTTGATCAAGACGGACTCGATCCTCAGGTCAAAGCTTCGGTTCTTGCCGCTGCGGATCTTCTGCAGTCTCTAGGGGCTGAGCTTGTGGATGTGAGCTGCCCTCGTTTCAACGACGGGATTGCCACCTACTACGTCATCGCTCCATCCGAAGCTTCAGCCAACTTGGCTCGCTACGACGGCGTGAAGTACGGCTTTCGAGCTGACGATGCTTCCAGCCTTGCTGCGATGACAGCTCGAAGCCGAGCTGAAGGCTTTGGTAGTGAAGTGCAACGGCGCATTTTGATCGGGACCTATGCCCTTTCTGCCGGATATGTGGACGCTTACTACCGCAAGGCTCAGCAGGTTCGCACCTTGATCCGTCGAGACTTCGAGACGGCATTTGCCTCAGTGGATGTGTTGCTCACTCCCACTGCTCCGTCCACCGCCTTTGCCGCGGGTGCCCATGCAGACGATCCCCTGGCGATGTACCTGGCGGATCTACTCACCATTCCTGCCAATCTGGCCGGTCTACCCGCCATCAACGTGCCTTGTGGTTTTGATAGCGCGGGGCTGCCGATCGGAGTTCAACTGATCGGCAACGTGCTCGAGGAACCTTTGCTTCTCCAGGTGGCCCATCAGTACGAGCAGTCTGCAGATGTGATGGCTCGACGCCCTGAGGGAAGCTTTATTCCCGCTTGA
- a CDS encoding DUF1816 domain-containing protein, with protein MSPLIRPLRSLANGLGFAWWARVQTHGPDVTYWFGPFVTKNGLEQVLPAFLDDLSSEAPSSMDHSVLRCRRSEPLTINAQG; from the coding sequence ATGAGCCCCTTGATCAGGCCCCTCCGCAGTCTCGCCAATGGTCTTGGCTTTGCATGGTGGGCTCGTGTCCAAACTCATGGGCCTGATGTCACGTATTGGTTCGGTCCTTTTGTGACCAAGAATGGTCTCGAACAAGTCCTGCCGGCCTTTCTCGACGACCTTTCCTCAGAAGCACCGTCCTCGATGGATCACTCGGTTCTCCGTTGCCGTCGATCCGAACCTCTAACCATCAACGCTCAAGGGTGA